A window from Candidatus Delongbacteria bacterium encodes these proteins:
- a CDS encoding ATP-binding cassette domain-containing protein: MIEIEGFRKSFGKGAKRVMAVDGIDLRALPGRVFGLLGPNGAGKTTTLRAIATLLKPDAGRILVDGHDVVTEPDVVRARLGFLTGATGLYDRLTPAETLQYFGRLQGMSAERIARRTEQLADLLEMRDFLHQRVGKCSTGQKQKCSIARAALHEPQVIVLDEPTSGLDVIASASVVEFIRRCAQEGRTVLFSTHILPEAERLCHDLAFIHKGRIVEAGTLDEIGRRHGTHDLNSIFLKVTGHAETA; this comes from the coding sequence ATGATCGAGATCGAAGGCTTCCGCAAGAGCTTCGGCAAGGGCGCCAAGCGCGTGATGGCCGTGGACGGCATCGACCTGCGGGCCCTGCCCGGGCGCGTGTTCGGCCTGCTGGGTCCCAACGGCGCCGGCAAGACCACCACCCTGCGGGCCATCGCCACGCTGCTCAAGCCGGACGCCGGGCGCATCCTCGTGGACGGCCACGACGTGGTGACCGAGCCCGACGTGGTGCGCGCGCGGCTGGGTTTCCTGACGGGGGCCACGGGGCTCTACGACCGCCTGACCCCGGCGGAGACGCTGCAGTACTTCGGCCGGCTCCAGGGCATGAGCGCCGAGCGCATCGCCCGCCGCACGGAGCAGCTGGCCGACCTGCTGGAGATGCGGGACTTCCTGCACCAGCGGGTGGGCAAGTGCTCCACGGGCCAGAAGCAGAAGTGCAGCATCGCCCGCGCGGCCCTGCACGAGCCCCAGGTGATCGTGCTGGACGAGCCCACCAGCGGCTTGGACGTGATCGCCTCCGCCAGCGTGGTGGAATTCATCCGCCGCTGCGCGCAGGAAGGGCGCACCGTGCTCTTCTCCACCCACATCCTGCCCGAGGCCGAACGCCTCTGCCACGACCTGGCCTTCATCCACAAGGGCCGAATCGTCGAGGCGGGCACCCTGGACGAGATCGGCCGGCGCCACGGCACCCACGACCTGAACTCGATCTTCCTGAAGGTGACGGGCCATGCCGAAACGGCCTAA
- a CDS encoding GWxTD domain-containing protein: MNRPESVPIPRRLSPIWLLLLLALGALRAAAQPVFSLDPVWCLGPAGTERVLEINLMVQRSSLAWVEADGGLGAGWEAQLVLERAGAPVADTVWTRRDWRLADREPGSAEKVPDQIRLALPTGSGRLRVQLRDLHSGLAVEKSLRLAAPAADGRLSEILLGVSLPDTAASGPFRRGGWRFLPYADGLYGAGLDTLRGLLEIRSARPADSLQLSLALLGERRNRLESRLPRALSSFPHLPGDPQRVVFSLPVTHLPSGSYQVEATLTRDGALPAVTRRAFWVHNPDVAAPAPTLDDAEFATAAPEELARQWEAAQVLASHYELEAWDRLDLEARRTFLREFWLRRDPDPATLVNEEQVSLLSRLEEARLRYVEPGPDGGLSDRARIFMRYGPPDAVETDFAQLNSRFNFDLSDAQNATGADHRDFELWLYNRLDGGVEFIFIDQRGFGTFELVHSTKSGEYYDPSWSRKLFP, from the coding sequence ATGAACAGGCCTGAGTCCGTTCCCATCCCGCGGCGGCTGTCGCCGATCTGGCTGCTGCTGCTGCTTGCGCTCGGCGCCCTGCGGGCCGCGGCCCAGCCCGTTTTCTCGCTGGATCCCGTCTGGTGCCTGGGGCCTGCCGGCACGGAGCGCGTGCTGGAGATCAACCTGATGGTCCAGCGCAGCAGCCTGGCCTGGGTGGAGGCGGACGGCGGGCTGGGGGCCGGCTGGGAGGCGCAGCTGGTGCTGGAGCGCGCCGGCGCCCCCGTGGCGGACACGGTCTGGACCCGGCGCGACTGGCGGCTGGCGGACCGCGAGCCGGGCAGCGCGGAGAAGGTGCCCGACCAGATCCGTCTCGCCTTGCCCACGGGCAGTGGCCGCCTGCGCGTCCAGTTGCGCGACCTGCACAGCGGCCTGGCCGTGGAGAAGAGCCTGCGCCTCGCCGCGCCCGCCGCCGACGGCCGCCTCTCGGAGATCCTGCTGGGGGTCAGCCTGCCCGACACGGCCGCCAGCGGACCCTTCCGCCGGGGCGGCTGGCGCTTTCTGCCCTACGCCGACGGCCTCTACGGCGCGGGCCTGGACACCCTGCGCGGACTGCTTGAGATCCGCAGTGCGCGCCCCGCCGACTCCCTGCAGCTCAGTCTGGCCCTGCTGGGCGAGCGCCGCAACCGGCTGGAGAGCCGCCTGCCCCGCGCCCTGAGTTCCTTCCCCCACTTGCCGGGCGATCCGCAGCGCGTGGTGTTCTCGCTGCCCGTGACCCATCTGCCCAGCGGCAGCTACCAGGTGGAGGCCACGCTGACGAGGGATGGCGCCCTGCCTGCGGTGACCCGCCGGGCCTTCTGGGTGCACAACCCGGACGTGGCCGCGCCGGCTCCCACCCTGGACGACGCCGAGTTCGCCACCGCCGCGCCGGAGGAGCTGGCCCGGCAGTGGGAGGCCGCCCAGGTGCTGGCCAGCCACTACGAGCTGGAGGCCTGGGACCGGCTGGACCTGGAGGCGCGCCGGACTTTCCTGCGCGAGTTCTGGCTGCGCCGGGATCCCGACCCCGCCACGCTGGTGAACGAGGAACAGGTCTCGCTGCTCTCGCGGCTGGAGGAGGCCCGCCTGCGCTACGTCGAGCCCGGCCCCGACGGCGGTCTCAGCGACCGGGCGCGGATCTTCATGCGCTACGGTCCGCCGGACGCCGTGGAGACGGACTTCGCCCAACTCAACTCGCGTTTCAATTTCGACCTCTCCGACGCCCAGAACGCCACGGGCGCCGACCACCGGGACTTCGAGCTCTGGCTCTACAACCGCCTGGACGGCGGGGTGGAGTTCATCTTCATCGATCAGCGCGGGTTCGGTACGTTTGAACTGGTCCATTCCACGAAGAGCGGCGAGTACTACGATCCCAGCTGGTCGCGCAAGCTCTTCCCCTGA
- the smc gene encoding chromosome segregation protein SMC, whose translation MYLSRLELYGFKSFAQRTVVEFSSGVTSVVGPNGCGKTNILDAVRWVLGEQRSATLRSERMESVIFNGSAQRRPLGMAEVSLTIENSRGILPMEYGEIVLTRRLYRSGESEYLMNRQPCRLKDINDLFMDTGMGAGSYSVIELKMVEDLLSDKPEERRQLFEEAAGITKYKHRRRAALRKLDETRQHILRLEDVVAEAERQVAALKRQVGRTERHRELTLELRETELGLAREDLARWNNRLAPLRRLVEQGGLQAARLEAELARQGSLLSSLGNDLLRAEEAAAEGDLSLRARWEDCRKLEDEALVTRERLKALEREQARLEREQAELAPRLAENRARCGGLEATEHEAAAAQLELDTGLEQAASRALQAEQRLDALRAQLEQARARVLDLLGRQARLGGEQAGVTAALDGHRRRRADLEEELQLLQADRGERGLEREALDLLLGQGRERVRLAGETRGAARESVEAAREALQEARRAQQELQSELRALEGRRQLLEQLLSRFEGVPGGARVVLEKRLPGVLDVLGNLVHADAGLLPALESALGEAAGWVLAEDSAAVDAAAGLLREAGKGGCTFAVLDRVPRQDGAAAAPAGCRPLAAILRCDERVRPLLEHLLRDCWLVEDAARQPWEDPARAGQLFITPDGESRRPPLLRRHGRGAGGGHLGLRFQAEGLKGEGENLARQAGERDRLTAERQTGLRAAEEELAAAELAHQAAGEALREQERRRERLTLEEERAGRDEEGFRRSLAELAQRVGEVEHRERALRQQHDELQAERDEAEDANSRLAAQSEEQARATRGLLEARGTAQMAASEGRLKLDALRRELEQVRRFLLEGGERLEHASAELAEGEARRVGLAARREELERLQIAAALAREEEERRQDERKALLAELRGRQRELRGAEDELRGERDGLRERAHQAELESRGLEARLAALLERIQSEYEVQLELPEPVEEEDEDSDQAALREESREERRRRTAELKDALRRLGPVNLLAIEEYETESSRAGFLRAQLNDLLEAEAMLQETIGRINRVARELFEETFRQIRSNFEYLFRKLFSDGRADLQLGGEDPLEADIQISATPSGKRIQNLMLMSGGEKTLTAIALLFGIYMVKPSPFCILDEVDAPLDDSNIARFNTLIQEFSGMTQFIIITHNKKTMGYADQLYGVTMAEEGVSSIVSVQFHEQA comes from the coding sequence ATGTATTTGTCCCGACTGGAGCTGTACGGCTTCAAATCCTTCGCCCAGCGCACCGTGGTGGAGTTCTCCTCCGGCGTGACCAGCGTGGTGGGCCCCAACGGCTGCGGCAAGACCAACATCCTCGACGCCGTGCGCTGGGTGCTGGGCGAGCAGCGCAGCGCCACGCTGCGCTCCGAGCGGATGGAGAGCGTGATTTTCAACGGGTCCGCCCAGCGCCGTCCCCTGGGCATGGCCGAGGTCAGCCTGACCATCGAGAACAGCCGCGGCATCCTGCCGATGGAGTACGGCGAGATCGTGCTCACCCGGCGCCTCTATCGCTCCGGCGAATCCGAGTACCTGATGAACCGCCAGCCCTGCCGGCTGAAGGACATCAACGACCTCTTCATGGACACGGGCATGGGGGCGGGCTCCTACTCGGTGATCGAACTCAAGATGGTGGAGGACCTGCTCTCGGATAAACCCGAGGAGCGGCGCCAGCTCTTCGAGGAGGCCGCCGGGATCACCAAGTACAAGCACCGGCGCCGCGCCGCCCTGCGCAAGCTGGATGAGACGCGCCAGCACATCCTGCGGCTGGAGGACGTGGTGGCCGAGGCCGAGCGCCAGGTGGCGGCCCTCAAGCGCCAGGTGGGGCGGACGGAGCGCCACCGCGAACTGACCCTGGAGCTGCGCGAGACCGAGCTCGGCCTGGCCCGCGAGGATCTGGCGCGCTGGAACAACCGGCTGGCGCCCCTGCGCCGCCTGGTGGAACAGGGCGGGCTGCAGGCCGCGCGCCTGGAGGCCGAGCTGGCCCGCCAGGGCAGCCTGCTCAGCAGCCTGGGCAACGACCTCCTGCGCGCCGAGGAGGCCGCCGCCGAGGGCGATCTGAGCCTGCGGGCGCGCTGGGAGGATTGCCGCAAGCTCGAAGACGAGGCCCTGGTGACCCGCGAACGGCTCAAGGCGCTGGAGCGCGAGCAGGCGCGGCTGGAGCGCGAGCAGGCCGAGCTGGCTCCGCGGTTGGCGGAGAACCGCGCGCGCTGCGGCGGGCTGGAGGCCACGGAGCACGAGGCCGCCGCCGCCCAACTGGAGTTGGACACCGGACTGGAGCAGGCCGCCTCGCGCGCCCTACAGGCCGAGCAGCGCCTGGACGCCCTGCGCGCCCAGCTGGAGCAGGCCCGGGCCCGGGTGCTGGATCTGCTGGGCCGGCAGGCGCGGCTGGGCGGCGAGCAGGCGGGCGTGACCGCCGCCCTGGACGGCCACCGCCGGCGGCGCGCCGATCTGGAGGAGGAGCTGCAGCTGCTGCAGGCCGACCGCGGCGAGCGTGGGCTGGAGCGCGAGGCGCTGGATCTGCTGCTGGGCCAGGGGCGCGAGCGCGTGCGCCTGGCCGGCGAGACGCGCGGCGCGGCGCGGGAGTCCGTCGAGGCGGCGCGGGAGGCGCTGCAGGAGGCCCGCCGCGCCCAGCAGGAGCTGCAATCCGAGCTGCGCGCCCTGGAGGGTCGGCGCCAATTGCTGGAGCAATTGCTCAGCCGCTTCGAGGGCGTGCCCGGCGGGGCGCGCGTCGTGCTGGAGAAGCGCCTGCCCGGCGTGCTGGACGTGCTGGGCAACTTGGTGCACGCGGACGCCGGCCTGCTGCCCGCGCTGGAGAGCGCCCTGGGCGAGGCCGCGGGCTGGGTGCTGGCGGAGGACTCTGCCGCCGTGGACGCGGCGGCCGGGCTGCTGCGCGAGGCGGGCAAGGGTGGCTGCACCTTCGCCGTGCTGGACCGCGTGCCCCGACAGGACGGCGCGGCCGCGGCTCCCGCCGGCTGCCGGCCGCTGGCGGCGATCCTGCGCTGCGACGAGCGGGTGCGCCCGCTGCTGGAACACCTGCTGCGCGACTGCTGGCTGGTGGAGGACGCCGCTCGCCAGCCCTGGGAGGATCCGGCCCGCGCGGGCCAGCTCTTCATCACGCCCGACGGCGAGAGCCGCCGGCCGCCGCTCTTGCGCCGGCACGGCCGGGGCGCCGGGGGCGGGCACCTGGGTCTGCGCTTTCAGGCGGAGGGCCTGAAGGGCGAGGGCGAGAACCTGGCCCGGCAGGCCGGGGAGCGCGACCGGCTGACGGCCGAGCGCCAGACCGGGCTGCGCGCCGCCGAGGAGGAACTGGCCGCGGCCGAGCTGGCCCACCAGGCCGCGGGCGAGGCCCTGCGCGAGCAGGAGCGCCGCCGCGAGCGCCTGACCCTGGAGGAGGAGCGCGCCGGACGCGACGAGGAGGGCTTCCGCCGCAGCCTGGCCGAGCTGGCCCAGCGCGTGGGCGAGGTGGAGCACCGGGAGCGCGCCCTGCGGCAGCAGCACGACGAGTTGCAGGCGGAACGGGACGAGGCCGAGGACGCCAACTCCCGGCTGGCCGCCCAGTCCGAGGAGCAGGCCCGGGCCACCCGCGGCCTGCTGGAGGCGCGCGGCACGGCGCAGATGGCGGCCTCCGAGGGCCGGCTCAAGCTGGACGCCCTGCGCCGGGAGTTGGAGCAGGTGCGGCGCTTCCTGCTGGAGGGCGGCGAGCGCCTGGAGCACGCCAGCGCCGAACTCGCCGAGGGCGAGGCCCGCCGCGTGGGTCTGGCCGCGCGCCGCGAGGAGTTGGAGCGCCTGCAGATCGCCGCGGCCCTGGCCCGGGAGGAGGAGGAGCGGCGGCAGGACGAGCGCAAGGCCCTGTTGGCCGAGCTGCGCGGCCGCCAGCGCGAGTTGCGCGGCGCGGAGGACGAGTTGCGCGGCGAGCGCGACGGGCTGCGCGAGCGCGCCCACCAGGCCGAGCTGGAGAGCCGGGGCTTGGAGGCGCGACTGGCCGCGCTGCTGGAGCGCATCCAGTCCGAGTACGAGGTGCAACTGGAACTGCCGGAGCCGGTGGAGGAGGAGGACGAGGATTCCGACCAGGCCGCCCTGCGCGAGGAGTCGCGCGAGGAGCGCAGGCGGCGGACCGCCGAACTCAAGGACGCCCTGCGCCGGCTGGGTCCGGTCAACCTGCTGGCCATCGAGGAATACGAGACGGAGAGCAGCCGGGCGGGCTTCCTGCGCGCCCAGCTCAACGACCTGCTCGAGGCCGAGGCCATGCTCCAGGAAACCATCGGACGCATCAACCGGGTGGCCCGCGAACTCTTCGAGGAAACCTTCCGCCAGATCCGCTCCAACTTCGAGTACCTCTTCCGCAAGCTGTTCAGCGACGGCCGCGCCGACCTGCAGCTGGGGGGCGAGGACCCGCTCGAGGCGGACATCCAGATCAGCGCCACGCCCAGCGGCAAGCGGATCCAGAACCTGATGCTCATGAGCGGCGGCGAGAAGACCCTGACGGCCATCGCCCTGCTCTTCGGCATCTACATGGTCAAGCCCAGTCCCTTCTGCATCCTGGACGAGGTGGACGCGCCGCTGGACGATTCCAACATCGCGCGCTTCAACACGCTGATCCAGGAGTTCAGCGGCATGACCCAGTTCATCATCATCACGCACAACAAAAAGACCATGGGCTACGCCGACCAGCTCTACGGCGTCACCATGGCCGAGGAAGGCGTGAGCAGCATCGTGAGCGTGCAATTCCATGAACAGGCCTGA
- the tatC gene encoding twin-arginine translocase subunit TatC: MSRPAARPNPGSRDLTFWEHLDELRGVLVRSAVVVLTLMALCFVFASTLQELLIRPFAQAAARVGPGAGQLALLSPTEGFLVRMKLALFTGLLLGSPYLFLQVWGFVSPGLHAREKRLVLPVVSVASVLFLAGAAFGYFVMGVATEFLLRFSTPDIGNQWSLSSYLTFLTQIMLGLGLVFQLPLVLLFLMRLGLVTPAQLAGWRRHAVVAILVAVALLPMQDPLSLVLMSAPLYLLYEASIVAGRLLARPRRTPAAAPDATPAGPAAAGPRVVGRPAREDREGPRSRGDYPD, encoded by the coding sequence ATGAGCCGCCCGGCTGCGCGGCCCAATCCGGGCTCCCGTGACCTGACCTTCTGGGAGCACCTGGACGAACTGCGCGGCGTGCTGGTCCGCAGCGCCGTGGTGGTGCTGACGCTGATGGCCCTTTGCTTTGTGTTCGCCTCCACGCTGCAGGAGCTGCTGATCCGGCCCTTCGCCCAGGCGGCCGCCCGGGTGGGTCCGGGCGCCGGCCAGCTGGCCCTGCTCAGCCCCACCGAGGGCTTCCTGGTGCGCATGAAGCTGGCCCTGTTCACGGGCCTGCTGCTGGGCAGCCCCTACCTCTTCCTGCAGGTCTGGGGCTTCGTCTCACCTGGCCTGCACGCCCGGGAGAAGCGGCTGGTGCTGCCGGTGGTCAGTGTGGCCTCCGTGCTCTTCCTGGCGGGCGCGGCCTTCGGCTACTTCGTCATGGGCGTCGCCACGGAATTCCTGCTGCGCTTCTCCACGCCCGACATCGGCAACCAGTGGTCGCTCTCCAGCTACCTGACCTTCCTGACCCAGATCATGCTGGGCCTGGGCCTGGTCTTCCAGCTCCCGCTGGTGCTGCTCTTCCTGATGCGCCTGGGTCTGGTGACGCCCGCGCAGTTGGCGGGCTGGCGGCGCCACGCGGTCGTGGCGATCCTGGTGGCCGTGGCCCTTCTGCCCATGCAGGACCCGCTCTCGCTGGTGCTGATGTCCGCGCCGCTCTACCTGCTCTACGAGGCCTCCATCGTGGCCGGCCGGCTGCTGGCCAGACCCCGGCGGACACCGGCGGCGGCGCCGGACGCGACCCCGGCGGGTCCGGCTGCGGCCGGGCCGCGCGTGGTGGGACGGCCTGCCCGCGAGGACCGTGAAGGACCCCGAAGCCGCGGGGACTATCCCGATTGA
- the purQ gene encoding phosphoribosylformylglycinamidine synthase subunit PurQ, translated as MRTGIVVFPGSNCDADTRWVLEEKLGLKPVMLWHKEPIQGELDLIILPGGFSYGDYLRTGAIAAVSPVMRDVRAHAQRGGLVLGICNGFQILCEAGLLPGALMINAGLRFLCKDVHLKVERLDTPFTAALDRPAVLRLPIAHHGGRYVCDPAELEALEDERRILFRYCDEEGRASAEANPNGSLHGIAGVLSENGRVLGMMPHPERAAELAQGSDDGLAVFHSLVGAVETLHSL; from the coding sequence ATGAGAACGGGCATCGTCGTCTTTCCCGGTTCCAACTGCGACGCCGACACGCGCTGGGTGCTCGAGGAGAAACTGGGCCTCAAGCCCGTCATGCTCTGGCACAAGGAGCCCATCCAGGGCGAGTTGGACCTGATCATCCTGCCCGGCGGCTTCTCCTACGGCGACTACCTGCGCACCGGGGCCATCGCCGCCGTCAGCCCCGTGATGCGCGACGTGCGCGCCCACGCGCAGCGCGGCGGCCTGGTGCTGGGCATCTGCAACGGCTTCCAGATCCTCTGCGAGGCCGGCCTGCTGCCCGGCGCGCTGATGATCAACGCCGGGCTGCGCTTTCTCTGCAAGGACGTGCACCTGAAAGTGGAGCGGTTGGATACGCCCTTCACGGCGGCGCTGGACCGGCCCGCCGTGCTGCGCCTGCCCATCGCCCACCACGGCGGACGCTACGTCTGCGACCCCGCGGAGCTGGAGGCGCTGGAGGACGAGCGCCGCATCCTGTTCCGCTATTGCGACGAGGAGGGCCGGGCGTCGGCGGAGGCCAATCCCAACGGCAGCCTGCACGGCATCGCCGGCGTGCTCTCGGAGAACGGCCGCGTGCTGGGCATGATGCCCCATCCCGAGCGGGCCGCCGAACTGGCCCAGGGCAGCGACGACGGACTGGCCGTCTTCCACTCCCTGGTGGGGGCCGTGGAGACCCTGCACTCCCTATGA
- the purS gene encoding phosphoribosylformylglycinamidine synthase subunit PurS, which translates to MIQAQIRIMPKAGILDPQGQTVLRALASLGFEAAHACRVGRFVTLDFQGVGQAEVELEVAQICKRLLVNPNTESWSASYLTLPDPAPAGAEA; encoded by the coding sequence ATGATCCAGGCCCAGATCCGCATCATGCCCAAGGCGGGCATCCTGGACCCCCAGGGGCAGACCGTTCTGCGCGCCCTGGCCAGCCTCGGCTTCGAGGCCGCCCACGCCTGCCGGGTGGGCCGCTTCGTCACCCTGGATTTCCAGGGCGTGGGCCAGGCGGAGGTGGAACTCGAAGTGGCGCAGATCTGCAAGCGCCTGCTGGTGAATCCCAACACCGAGTCCTGGAGCGCCAGCTACCTGACGCTGCCGGATCCCGCCCCCGCCGGGGCCGAGGCATGA
- the pssA gene encoding CDP-diacylglycerol--serine O-phosphatidyltransferase yields the protein MNRLGRLPNLITFLNVIFGFAAVASLIRYGAEPAGVGRAAWFILIAALLDAMDGKLARAIGRQSEFGKELDSLSDAVSFGLAPSVLLYTMEFSNWSERGDLFGLAGFLLAALPLTFGCYRLARFNVETSVEGKKNSHFAGLPIPAAAGLIVSYVLFCLDLFGEVWRPGILPLALVASFLMISRVRFEGMPYFSLRQGNRNLTRLTLFVLTVGSILFLQAMALFPAALGYIGYSIVQHLRREPAVVLEDEEEGEEWTDHTRF from the coding sequence ATGAACCGACTGGGACGACTGCCCAATCTGATCACCTTCCTCAACGTGATCTTCGGCTTCGCCGCCGTGGCCAGCCTGATCCGCTACGGGGCCGAGCCCGCCGGCGTGGGCCGCGCGGCCTGGTTCATCTTGATCGCCGCGCTGCTGGACGCCATGGACGGCAAGCTGGCGCGCGCCATCGGCCGCCAGAGCGAATTCGGCAAGGAGCTGGACAGCCTCTCCGACGCCGTTTCGTTCGGCCTGGCCCCCAGCGTGCTGCTCTACACGATGGAGTTCTCCAATTGGTCCGAGCGCGGCGACCTCTTCGGCCTGGCGGGCTTCTTGCTGGCCGCCCTGCCGCTGACCTTCGGCTGCTACCGGCTGGCCCGCTTCAACGTGGAGACCTCGGTGGAGGGCAAGAAGAACTCGCACTTCGCCGGCCTGCCCATCCCCGCCGCGGCGGGTCTGATCGTCTCCTACGTGCTGTTCTGCCTGGACCTCTTCGGCGAGGTCTGGCGGCCGGGCATCCTGCCGCTGGCGCTGGTGGCCTCCTTCCTGATGATCAGCCGTGTGCGCTTCGAGGGCATGCCCTACTTCAGCCTGCGCCAGGGCAACCGCAACCTGACGCGCCTGACCCTGTTCGTGCTGACGGTGGGCAGCATCCTGTTCCTGCAGGCCATGGCGCTCTTCCCCGCCGCGCTGGGCTACATCGGCTACTCCATCGTGCAGCACCTGCGCCGCGAGCCGGCCGTGGTGCTGGAGGACGAGGAGGAAGGCGAGGAGTGGACGGATCACACGCGCTTCTAG
- a CDS encoding phosphatidylserine decarboxylase: MRLHPAGRSVVSRFLGAGILLLLGPGLLDAALWLRPVGALTVAAGAFLAWFYRDPERASAAGPGAILAGADGKVIQIRELAHCPEIGGPARQVSVFMSPLNVHVNRASVAGRVASVVYRPGEYLMAFHEKSSELNEANLLVLEDERGRRVAQRQIAGFLARRVVCEVAEGRDLQRGERYGIIKLGSRMDHFLPLESTLCVQLGERVRAGESILGEWT; encoded by the coding sequence ATGAGACTGCATCCCGCCGGCCGGTCCGTCGTGAGCCGCTTCCTGGGGGCGGGCATCCTGCTGCTGCTGGGCCCCGGCCTGTTGGACGCGGCCCTCTGGCTGCGCCCCGTGGGCGCGCTGACCGTGGCGGCGGGGGCCTTCCTGGCCTGGTTCTACCGCGACCCCGAGCGCGCCTCCGCCGCCGGGCCGGGGGCCATCCTCGCGGGCGCCGACGGCAAGGTGATCCAGATCCGCGAGCTGGCGCACTGTCCGGAGATCGGCGGCCCGGCCCGCCAGGTGAGCGTTTTCATGAGCCCGCTCAACGTCCACGTCAACCGGGCCTCCGTGGCCGGCCGCGTGGCCTCGGTGGTCTACCGGCCGGGCGAGTACCTGATGGCCTTCCACGAGAAGTCCTCGGAGTTGAACGAGGCCAACCTGCTGGTGCTGGAGGACGAGCGCGGCCGGCGCGTGGCCCAGCGGCAGATCGCCGGCTTCCTGGCGCGGCGCGTGGTCTGCGAGGTGGCGGAGGGCCGCGACCTGCAGCGCGGCGAGCGCTACGGCATCATCAAGCTGGGCTCGCGCATGGACCACTTCCTGCCACTTGAGAGCACGCTGTGCGTCCAGCTGGGCGAACGCGTGCGCGCGGGGGAGAGCATCCTGGGAGAATGGACATGA
- a CDS encoding phosphoribosylaminoimidazolesuccinocarboxamide synthase → MAKNGVTHRTKRVYEDGPSTLELEFLDLAELPDGRLKAPFKGKGEVCARFSEAVFRYLESYNIGHHFLAMSGEARMKVRRLDMLPLSVRVRNLAAGELAEIFPVQEGQLLDVPVVELFYKRPGAGLVPVNSSHCLAFHLATEDELRAVDRMASKINAVLRSFFDRRDIQLVDVELEFGRHQGQLLLGDEISPDTCRLWDRRTRRKYDSDCLRSGLAAAESAYRDVLEKVLG, encoded by the coding sequence GTGGCCAAGAATGGCGTGACCCATCGGACCAAGCGGGTGTACGAGGACGGCCCCAGCACCCTGGAGCTGGAGTTCCTGGATCTGGCCGAGCTGCCCGACGGACGGCTCAAGGCGCCGTTCAAGGGCAAGGGCGAGGTGTGCGCGCGGTTCTCGGAGGCGGTCTTCCGCTATCTGGAGAGCTACAACATCGGCCACCACTTCCTGGCCATGAGCGGCGAAGCCCGCATGAAGGTGCGCCGGCTGGACATGCTGCCGCTCTCCGTGCGCGTCCGCAACTTGGCCGCCGGGGAGCTGGCCGAGATCTTCCCGGTCCAGGAGGGCCAGCTGCTGGACGTGCCGGTGGTGGAGCTGTTCTACAAGCGGCCCGGCGCCGGGCTGGTGCCGGTCAACAGCTCCCATTGCCTGGCCTTCCACCTGGCCACGGAGGACGAGCTGCGAGCCGTGGACCGGATGGCCTCCAAGATCAACGCCGTCCTGCGCAGCTTCTTCGACCGGCGGGACATCCAGCTGGTGGACGTGGAGCTGGAGTTCGGCCGCCACCAGGGCCAGCTGCTGCTGGGCGACGAGATCAGCCCGGACACCTGCCGGCTCTGGGACCGCCGCACGCGCCGCAAGTACGATTCCGACTGCCTGCGTTCCGGGCTGGCCGCCGCCGAGTCGGCCTACCGCGACGTGCTTGAAAAGGTGCTGGGCTGA